The following are encoded together in the Lactuca sativa cultivar Salinas chromosome 1, Lsat_Salinas_v11, whole genome shotgun sequence genome:
- the LOC111892177 gene encoding probable purine permease 10: MKEAEEQATNTIVYTSQENQLDGGRGSSRFLQYKWWIQIVVFTMFVLSGQSAATMLGRLYFINGGNSKWMATLVQTVGFPLMLPFIFLFSPSKTPLEHHHQVTGKSSWTTLVILYTTLGIFLAGNCMLYSFGLNFLPVSTYSLICTSQLAFNALFSYFLNGQKFTPFIANSLVLLSFSSMLLVFQSDSKETGKISRSKYIIGFVCTIAASAGWGLMLSITQLALQKILKSTSYKVVFDITVYQSLIATIVILMGLFASGEWKDIKEEMWNFESGQASYIINLVGTAVSWQVFTVGYIGLIFEVSSLFSNVISTLGIPIVPILAVMFFDEKMNGVKAVSMLLAIWGFVSYIYQHYLDDLKEKENSRFVNLDREVNLIETRMTSQ, translated from the exons TTTATACATCACAAGAAAATCAATTAGATGGTGGAAGAGGTTCCTCAAGGTTTCTACAGTACAAGTGGTGGATACAGATAGTAGTGTTCACCATGTTTGTACTCTCCGGTCAATCAGCCGCAACAATGTTGGGAAGACTTTACTTCATCAATGGTGGAAATAGTAAATGGATGGCAACACTTGTTCAAACTGTTGGATTTCCACTTATGTTACCTTTTATCTTCCTATTTTCACCTTCAAAAACACCACTGGAACATCACCACCAAGTCACTGGAAAATCTTCTTGGACTACCCTTGTGATTCTGTATACAACTCTTGGTATATTCTTGGCTGGAAATTGTATGTTGTATTCTTTTGGACTCAATTTTTTGCCAGTTTCCACGTATTCGTTGATCTGTACGAGTCAACTCGCTTTCAATGCCTTGTTTTCATACTTCCTTAATGGACAGAAGTTCACTCCGTTCATAGCTAATTCGCTTGTTCTTCTTAGTTTTTCGTCTATGCTACTTGTGTTTCAGAGTGATTCTAAAGAGACCGGGAAAATATCAAGAAGCAAGTATATCATTGGTTTTGTATGCACAATCGCTGCCTCTGCAG GGTGGGGTTTGATGCTTTCAATAACACAACTCGCACTTCAAAAGATATTGAAATCTACAAGCTACAAGGTGGTATTTGATATAACCGTGTATCAAAGCTTGATAGCAACTATTGTAATTCTCATGGGACTATTTGCTAGTGGTGAATGGAAGGATATAAAGGAGGAAATGTGGAATTTTGAGTCTGGACAGGCTTCGTATATAATAAATCTTGTAGGAACAGCTGTCTCATGGCAAGTTTTCACGGTTGGTTATATTGGCTTGATCTTTGAGGTTTCATCTCTTTTTTCAAATGTTATTAGTACTTTAGGTATCCCAATTGTGCCCATTTTGGCAGTCATGTTTTTTGATGAAAAGATGAATGGGGTGAAGGCAGTCTCCATGTTGTTAGCTATTTGGGGGTTTGTCTCTTATATCTATCAACATTATCTTGATGACTTGAAGGAAAAAGAAAATTCTAGATTTGTTAATCTTGATCGTGAAGTTAATCTTATAGAAACAAGAATGACTAGTCAATAA